Proteins from a single region of Nocardioides anomalus:
- a CDS encoding S8 family serine peptidase, which yields MHPASRRRPPAPGPDPDDWRRWAGPPFPVAIVDPGVLGTLPDGSPADTPRGLPTAYVADRVLVRDDDGRGRERAARLDQTARNLDWLVDTRPVEGKERARRRLVPLPLRAQAPQATRPPNAWVLIQQARADAEALEDPRAREAARDELRGVSLDHLLDLHPIESDPFHWSNPFHWSNPFHWSNPFHWSNPAGGGDDSPISTYAAPGSGGRQPVAYVGQPPPRQEQYAGRRPLVAVLDTGCGEHEWLGFVQHGATVQGLAIGHDTPADDPEVKPDQVGPLDGVIDPMSGHGTFIAGLVHQQCPDADILAIRIVPSDGPIVESDLVTALERLRDLARLGRQDPGKGPVIDVLNLSMGYYHETPDDAHFDPTMYDLLAEIAATGCVVVCSAGNDGTSRPSFPAAFAPWTTGAPPVTLDPDVPPIVSVGAKNPNDCTDALFSNTGPWVTCYTRGASVLSTLPVGFQGGLEPVARWEKDGRKRETIDPDDYRGGFAVWSGTSFSAPVIAGRVASMLAARIVQEGDDQAVATARAWDVVQSLQAQPEQ from the coding sequence ATGCACCCCGCCTCGCGCCGGCGCCCGCCGGCCCCCGGTCCCGACCCCGATGACTGGCGCCGGTGGGCCGGACCGCCGTTCCCCGTGGCGATCGTCGACCCGGGCGTGCTCGGCACGCTGCCCGACGGGAGCCCCGCGGACACCCCTCGCGGCCTGCCCACGGCGTACGTCGCCGACCGGGTCCTGGTCCGCGACGACGACGGACGGGGGCGCGAGCGCGCCGCGCGGCTCGACCAGACCGCGCGCAACCTCGACTGGTTGGTCGACACCCGTCCGGTCGAGGGCAAGGAGAGGGCCCGTCGGCGGCTGGTCCCGCTCCCGCTGCGCGCCCAGGCCCCGCAGGCGACCCGGCCGCCGAACGCCTGGGTCCTGATCCAGCAGGCCCGCGCCGACGCCGAGGCCCTCGAGGACCCCCGGGCGCGCGAGGCCGCCCGCGACGAGCTGCGCGGGGTGTCCCTGGACCACCTCCTCGACCTCCACCCGATCGAGTCCGACCCCTTCCACTGGTCCAACCCGTTCCACTGGTCGAACCCGTTCCACTGGTCCAACCCGTTCCACTGGAGCAACCCGGCCGGCGGTGGCGACGACTCGCCCATCTCCACCTACGCCGCGCCCGGCTCCGGCGGCCGCCAGCCGGTGGCCTACGTCGGCCAGCCGCCGCCGCGCCAGGAGCAGTACGCCGGGCGCCGGCCGCTCGTCGCGGTCCTCGACACCGGCTGCGGCGAGCACGAGTGGCTGGGCTTCGTGCAGCACGGCGCGACGGTGCAGGGCCTGGCCATCGGCCACGACACCCCCGCGGACGATCCCGAGGTCAAGCCCGACCAGGTCGGGCCGCTGGACGGCGTCATCGACCCGATGTCCGGGCACGGCACCTTCATCGCCGGGCTCGTGCACCAGCAGTGCCCGGACGCCGACATCCTGGCCATCCGCATCGTGCCGTCCGACGGTCCGATCGTGGAGTCCGACCTCGTCACCGCGCTCGAGCGGCTGCGCGACCTGGCCCGGCTGGGGCGCCAGGACCCGGGCAAGGGACCGGTCATCGACGTGCTGAACCTGTCCATGGGCTACTACCACGAGACCCCGGACGACGCGCACTTCGACCCGACCATGTACGACCTGCTCGCCGAGATCGCCGCCACCGGCTGCGTGGTCGTCTGCTCGGCCGGCAACGACGGCACCAGCCGTCCGTCGTTCCCGGCCGCGTTCGCGCCCTGGACCACCGGTGCGCCGCCGGTCACCCTGGACCCCGACGTGCCGCCGATCGTCTCGGTCGGCGCCAAGAACCCCAACGACTGCACCGACGCGCTCTTCAGCAACACCGGCCCGTGGGTCACCTGCTACACCCGGGGGGCCTCGGTGCTGAGCACGCTGCCGGTCGGGTTCCAGGGCGGGCTCGAGCCGGTGGCCCGGTGGGAGAAGGACGGGCGCAAGCGCGAGACCATCGACCCCGACGACTACCGTGGCGGGTTCGCGGTGTGGAGCGGCACGTCGTTCTCCGCGCCGGTCATCGCGGGCCGGGTCGCCTCGATGCTGGCCGCGCGGATCGTCCAGGAGGGCGACGACCAGGCGGTCGCCACCGCGCGGGCCTGGGACGTCGTGCAGTCGCTGCAGGCGCAACCGGAGCAGTAG